One window from the genome of Bacteroidota bacterium encodes:
- a CDS encoding PKD domain-containing protein, with amino-acid sequence MNLKKHILSLLVVFLSTFSYSQVITPTPASAVDTACLGDTSFAQVLFYNNGNNPLVIDSIVSPGGGFGHKGAFPITISIASTYPNNFYPVDFYYFGSTLGLHRDTFYVYTNAANVPRPFKLAASMFYVPSPSPSFTVNDTDQCRNANSFVFTNTSTITSGTMTYDWFFDDATTSTATSPSKNYTTADTFNVTLIASSNYGCESVYQRNVIVFPSVATLISSSSTVDCLNENSFTFNDASTLSSGNYTVKWYFGDGDSSTQSNTSHIYTQDSSSFKLRLVATSDKGCTTSDSQDIFVYPSPIASFNINDSTQCLNGNSYAFTSTSTVKSGGLTYNWNFGDATSSTATNPSKNYLTSGSRNVRLVVRSDFGCPDTLIKPVTVYSKPNVNFSISDSTQCLVNNFFSFTNLSSITAPDTMFYLWRYGDGGTSTDTNTSHQYTAVGSYPAKLVVTSNNGCKDSLTRTDVLYPHADAEFIINDSSQCLNTQSFAFANISSTPSGGTIAGYSWRFGNGDTSNVTNPTKSNYGAADTLTVMLIARTTETCYDTASKQVIIYPVPQVKFIIPDTALCFNGHQFVFNDTSTIDYGTLTHNWQFGDGGTSKQADTVYTYAGLSTFYTVNHTVTSDQGCAATGFDSVYLFPSPTADFSTTDSTQCLRGNSYTFFDASSVSSGTITHFWKFGNTDTSSQINPVYVYNYADTFNVILTVTSDKGCTDSTTLNSIVYPHPATRFTVNNNNQCFVGNAFNFADNSTIPYGTLSYFWDFGDATNANTTTFNKSYTSADTFDIIYTVTSDQGCDSSITSRVFVNPSPTASFTINDSTQCLNGNQFLYTNTSTVSSGNLFYEWDFGNGSTSTSFNGGAIYITTGSYLVRLKVRTNFNCEDSTRHTASVFPKPTASFAINDPIQCFGVNNFVLTNNSSISSGTLTYFWDLGDGTTSTQTNVTHAYLVPDTFVVRFRATSTDGCSDSIQRNLFVHPDPTAAFTVDDSTQCLDGNLFTFTNNSTIASGTMAYIWNYGDFSADLVANPPPKEYTNADTFDLSLIITATAGGCADTALGRVFVYDTPDPTFNGLAKQYCVNSPAVTLTPMVGGGTFSGDNVVGNEFTPTLIGWNKITYGVEVAEGCADTATDSTLVVPPPSFDLGPDTVFCKEDFFTLNATTLGAQYLWSDNSKDPTFRITSPGTHTVSVTNACGTVTDSIRAQYLDFACDAFMPNAFTPEGNTVNDYFKPYIDTTIVKGILFLVFSRWGTKIFETTDIATLGWNGYHNGAPAPEGVYGYLLSMTIQREDVRILKSIKGNFHLLR; translated from the coding sequence ATGAATTTGAAAAAACATATACTCTCCCTTTTAGTAGTTTTTCTTTCAACGTTCTCTTACTCGCAGGTTATCACTCCCACTCCGGCTTCTGCCGTTGATACTGCTTGTTTGGGCGATACCTCATTTGCGCAGGTATTATTTTATAACAACGGTAACAACCCGCTTGTTATTGATTCAATAGTATCCCCCGGAGGAGGTTTTGGCCATAAAGGTGCTTTCCCTATTACTATTAGTATTGCATCAACTTATCCCAACAACTTTTACCCTGTAGATTTTTACTACTTTGGTTCTACGTTGGGCTTGCACAGGGATACGTTTTACGTGTACACAAATGCTGCCAACGTTCCCCGTCCTTTTAAGCTGGCCGCATCTATGTTTTATGTGCCCAGCCCATCGCCCTCTTTTACCGTTAACGATACCGACCAATGCCGCAATGCAAATAGCTTTGTATTTACCAATACTTCGACTATAACATCAGGTACTATGACCTATGATTGGTTTTTTGACGATGCCACTACATCAACAGCAACATCACCCTCAAAAAACTATACAACGGCTGATACCTTCAACGTAACCCTTATTGCAAGTTCAAATTATGGTTGCGAAAGTGTTTACCAACGTAATGTTATTGTATTTCCCAGTGTGGCCACTCTTATCAGCAGTTCATCTACGGTGGACTGTTTAAACGAAAACTCTTTTACGTTTAATGATGCCAGCACACTTTCATCGGGTAACTATACTGTTAAGTGGTATTTTGGCGACGGGGACTCGAGTACCCAATCAAACACCTCTCACATTTACACCCAAGACTCATCCTCATTTAAGTTGCGTTTGGTAGCCACCAGCGATAAAGGTTGTACTACATCAGATTCTCAGGATATTTTTGTGTACCCCTCTCCCATCGCATCGTTTAATATCAACGATAGTACACAATGTCTTAACGGCAACTCGTATGCATTTACCAGTACTTCTACCGTTAAAAGCGGTGGTTTAACTTATAACTGGAATTTTGGTGATGCCACCTCGTCAACCGCAACTAATCCTTCTAAAAACTATCTTACTTCGGGTAGTCGAAATGTGAGGTTAGTGGTGCGTAGCGACTTTGGTTGCCCCGATACCCTTATTAAACCCGTGACGGTTTACAGCAAGCCTAACGTAAACTTTAGTATTAGCGATAGCACGCAGTGCCTTGTAAACAACTTTTTCTCGTTCACTAACTTATCAAGTATTACAGCTCCTGATACGATGTTTTACTTGTGGAGGTATGGTGATGGCGGAACATCAACCGATACCAATACCAGCCATCAGTATACTGCTGTAGGCTCATACCCTGCGAAGCTTGTGGTTACCTCTAACAACGGTTGCAAAGACTCACTAACCCGCACGGATGTGTTATACCCCCACGCCGATGCTGAGTTTATTATCAACGACTCTAGCCAGTGTTTAAATACCCAAAGTTTTGCCTTTGCAAACATTTCAAGCACACCCTCAGGCGGTACGATTGCGGGCTATTCTTGGAGATTTGGAAATGGCGACACCAGCAACGTTACCAATCCTACAAAATCAAACTACGGAGCTGCCGACACATTAACTGTAATGTTGATTGCCCGTACTACCGAAACTTGCTATGATACTGCAAGCAAACAAGTGATAATTTACCCTGTACCACAGGTGAAGTTTATTATCCCTGACACTGCATTGTGTTTCAACGGACACCAGTTTGTGTTTAACGATACATCTACTATTGATTACGGAACGCTTACCCATAACTGGCAATTTGGCGATGGAGGTACATCAAAACAAGCCGATACGGTATATACCTACGCAGGCCTTTCTACCTTCTATACAGTTAATCATACAGTAACTTCTGACCAAGGTTGTGCTGCAACAGGGTTTGACAGTGTGTACTTATTCCCTTCGCCCACGGCTGATTTCTCAACTACTGATTCAACCCAATGTTTACGTGGCAACTCATATACATTCTTTGATGCCAGCTCAGTAAGCAGCGGTACTATTACACATTTCTGGAAATTTGGTAACACCGATACATCCAGCCAAATAAACCCTGTGTATGTGTACAATTATGCAGATACATTTAATGTAATATTAACCGTAACCAGCGATAAAGGCTGTACCGACTCAACCACATTAAACAGCATTGTGTACCCCCACCCTGCTACCCGGTTTACTGTAAACAACAACAATCAGTGTTTTGTAGGCAATGCGTTTAACTTTGCTGATAACTCAACCATTCCATACGGTACATTATCTTACTTCTGGGATTTTGGTGATGCTACCAATGCTAACACAACTACGTTTAATAAATCATATACCAGCGCTGATACTTTTGACATTATTTACACAGTAACCTCAGACCAAGGTTGCGATAGCTCAATTACCAGCCGTGTGTTTGTTAACCCCTCTCCTACAGCAAGCTTCACCATTAACGACAGCACCCAGTGCTTAAACGGAAACCAGTTTTTATATACAAACACCAGTACTGTTAGTAGCGGAAACCTATTTTATGAGTGGGATTTCGGTAACGGAAGTACTTCTACATCGTTCAACGGTGGAGCTATATATATAACTACGGGCAGTTACTTGGTGCGCTTAAAAGTCCGTACAAACTTTAACTGCGAAGATTCAACAAGGCATACCGCATCCGTATTCCCCAAGCCAACAGCTTCATTTGCTATTAACGACCCTATACAGTGTTTTGGAGTAAATAATTTTGTGCTTACCAATAACAGCTCTATTTCATCAGGAACTTTGACCTATTTCTGGGATTTGGGCGATGGTACCACCAGCACACAAACCAATGTTACCCACGCATACCTTGTGCCCGATACTTTTGTGGTAAGGTTTAGGGCTACATCTACCGACGGCTGTTCAGACTCAATCCAACGTAATCTGTTTGTTCATCCCGATCCTACTGCGGCATTTACAGTAGACGATAGTACGCAGTGTTTAGATGGTAACTTATTTACGTTTACCAATAACTCTACCATTGCCTCGGGTACAATGGCTTACATATGGAACTATGGCGACTTTAGTGCCGATTTGGTAGCAAACCCTCCGCCAAAAGAATACACCAATGCCGATACGTTTGATTTATCGTTGATAATTACGGCTACAGCCGGTGGCTGTGCTGATACCGCTCTTGGTAGAGTGTTTGTGTACGATACTCCTGACCCGACGTTTAATGGTCTTGCTAAGCAGTACTGTGTAAATAGTCCTGCTGTAACACTAACCCCTATGGTAGGTGGCGGAACATTTAGCGGAGATAACGTAGTAGGTAATGAATTTACACCCACTTTAATCGGATGGAATAAAATAACGTACGGGGTTGAAGTGGCCGAAGGTTGTGCCGATACAGCCACCGACTCCACTTTGGTAGTTCCTCCTCCATCATTTGATTTAGGCCCTGATACTGTTTTCTGTAAAGAGGATTTCTTTACCCTAAACGCTACTACATTAGGTGCCCAGTATCTTTGGAGTGATAACAGCAAAGACCCTACTTTCCGTATTACTTCACCCGGTACACACACAGTTTCAGTTACAAATGCTTGTGGTACTGTAACCGATTCGATACGAGCGCAGTACCTCGATTTTGCCTGCGATGCCTTTATGCCCAACGCGTTTACACCGGAGGGCAATACAGTAAACGATTATTTTAAACCCTACATTGATACCACGATAGTAAAAGGAATATTATTCTTGGTGTTTAGCCGTTGGGGTACCAAAATATTTGAAACTACAGACATTGCTACTTTAGGCTGGAACGGGTATCACAACGGTGCTCCCGCCCCTGAAGGCGTGTACGGGTATTTGCTGAGCATGACTATACAGCGTGAGGATGTACGTATTCTCAAAAGTATTAAAGGCAACTTCCACCTTTTACGTTAA
- a CDS encoding T9SS type A sorting domain-containing protein, with amino-acid sequence MKKYILSLLVALLAGISTQAWGQLKPPPPVNPTITDIWKFAPKLDTGRHSAASFVIGTKLYVIMGDTTSWYFRGRIVAATWAYDTVAKTWTRKAPFPGKLRIGAAGFSLNGKGYVGGGRNFMKPDSLGGSIYMQGTTYNIVSMAPKTWERQDFTVTYTNAKGDSLLKDFWEYDPALDKWTQKADIPGTIMGRAYPVAFAFGNKGYIGLGYDNGRIKIQANGAPTSEVLGPYIDSIKHTQISSGPPPKFKIDTIMRQILKVTADSIYTDSIFYKKDLWEYDPTNNTWTQKTDFPGKARGYSTSFVLYDKVCVGLGIGDSVKNAMFDDFYAFTPPTNSWKRIADFPASKRYGAGGWGIGFLGYVINGNDGLDRKDFYEYNDISQTWDRLPNKPDSARSLAIAGVIGRTGYYGTGAGIKKSYDNMFTWLIDTNRVTITSIPAGPFCGGQTIAIGYKISSGITLGSGNIFTVQISDSLGSFFFPVDCGTFTTTNASGTFNVVIPGTTLEGNSYKFRIVASEPKMTGTPTMASFAIRQLPSIVGGPYAQSSCLKADAMFIVNAGGTNLTYQWRKGGAPISDGVKYAGTNDDSLIIKSTVMGDAGTFDVVISGTCTPSATSPSATLTIQNIPPATITLQPQTDTICEGDSAKFKVAATGTAVNYRWLRGLDTLNNKDTVRNSPFVLGATTNELTITPSRLSDSGWYRCLVFENCGSKTYSDPIYLGFYLNTEIIDQPKNIDTVEFVNIGFKVSARGENLKYEWYRGTTKLNNGTKYDGADTDSLTVKNLQMGDVGFYQCYVTGDCGTLKKSLLGLLEIDPMPVITQQPINTSDCEKSTVFFSVKVDGANITYKWRKGGTPLTNGGKISGADERTLVITNIDASDNGSYDCEVATGPYTKVISSSGTLIVKPTPPKPVITPFGPDFIQSSTSGDIYRWYIDNVYEPGLTVQTPKVTVIGDYRVRVTKDGCISELSDPYFWFPTTGIANINAGNLNLYPNPATNNVEVEIPSAITAGTVKVYDMLGKVVIEKDFTSSGNYSLNIAQLREGMYVVAVVSENNSYVGRLVKQ; translated from the coding sequence ATGAAAAAATACATACTAAGTCTTTTAGTTGCCCTTTTAGCAGGCATTTCCACCCAGGCGTGGGGACAGTTGAAACCACCGCCACCAGTTAATCCGACTATTACTGATATTTGGAAATTTGCCCCAAAGCTTGATACAGGACGCCACTCAGCAGCTTCTTTTGTGATTGGTACCAAGCTTTATGTAATAATGGGCGATACCACCAGTTGGTATTTCAGGGGTCGTATTGTAGCAGCTACATGGGCCTACGATACGGTTGCCAAAACATGGACTCGCAAAGCTCCTTTCCCCGGTAAACTACGTATTGGTGCTGCTGGCTTTAGCTTAAATGGCAAAGGCTATGTTGGTGGCGGACGTAATTTTATGAAGCCTGACTCTTTAGGTGGCTCAATTTACATGCAAGGAACTACCTATAATATAGTTTCAATGGCCCCAAAAACTTGGGAACGTCAAGACTTTACAGTTACCTATACAAATGCAAAAGGTGATTCATTGTTGAAGGATTTTTGGGAATATGACCCCGCCTTGGACAAATGGACCCAAAAGGCAGATATCCCTGGTACCATAATGGGTAGGGCGTATCCTGTAGCTTTTGCTTTTGGTAACAAAGGATATATTGGTTTAGGATATGACAATGGTCGTATTAAAATTCAAGCCAACGGTGCCCCAACATCTGAAGTTTTAGGTCCTTACATTGATAGTATTAAACATACTCAAATTAGTTCAGGTCCTCCTCCGAAATTTAAGATAGATACTATAATGCGTCAGATACTTAAAGTAACTGCCGACTCAATTTACACAGATAGTATTTTTTACAAAAAAGACTTGTGGGAATATGACCCAACTAATAACACATGGACTCAAAAAACTGATTTCCCTGGTAAAGCAAGGGGTTACTCAACTTCATTTGTTCTATATGATAAAGTATGCGTAGGTTTAGGTATCGGTGACTCAGTTAAAAACGCAATGTTTGATGACTTCTACGCCTTCACTCCTCCAACCAACTCTTGGAAACGTATTGCAGATTTCCCGGCCTCTAAACGTTATGGTGCAGGCGGTTGGGGTATTGGTTTCCTTGGCTATGTTATCAACGGTAACGATGGTTTGGATCGTAAAGACTTCTACGAATACAACGATATTTCACAAACTTGGGATCGTTTGCCAAACAAACCTGATTCAGCTCGCTCATTAGCGATTGCCGGTGTTATTGGTCGCACAGGATATTACGGTACTGGTGCAGGTATAAAAAAGAGCTACGATAATATGTTTACTTGGTTGATTGATACCAACCGTGTTACTATTACTTCAATTCCAGCAGGTCCGTTCTGCGGTGGCCAAACAATTGCTATAGGCTACAAAATATCATCAGGTATCACACTTGGTTCAGGTAACATTTTCACTGTTCAAATATCTGACTCACTGGGTAGCTTCTTCTTCCCTGTTGATTGTGGTACATTTACAACCACTAATGCCTCTGGTACTTTCAACGTTGTGATTCCCGGAACCACCCTTGAAGGTAACTCCTACAAGTTTAGGATAGTGGCATCGGAGCCAAAAATGACAGGAACACCCACAATGGCTTCATTTGCTATTCGCCAATTGCCTAGTATAGTTGGTGGCCCTTACGCCCAATCATCTTGCTTAAAAGCTGATGCGATGTTTATCGTAAACGCGGGTGGTACAAACCTTACCTACCAATGGCGAAAAGGCGGTGCTCCTATTTCTGACGGTGTAAAATATGCTGGAACAAATGATGACTCGCTAATTATTAAATCAACTGTTATGGGTGATGCCGGTACTTTTGATGTGGTTATCAGCGGTACATGTACCCCTTCTGCTACTTCTCCATCTGCAACCCTAACTATCCAAAACATACCTCCTGCAACTATTACACTGCAACCACAAACCGACACTATTTGTGAAGGTGATTCAGCTAAGTTTAAAGTTGCAGCGACAGGTACTGCGGTTAACTACCGTTGGTTAAGAGGTTTAGATACCCTAAATAATAAAGATACCGTAAGGAACAGCCCATTTGTGTTGGGTGCAACTACTAACGAATTAACTATCACCCCTTCACGCTTAAGCGATTCAGGCTGGTACCGTTGTCTTGTATTTGAAAACTGTGGTTCAAAAACATATTCTGACCCTATATACTTAGGTTTCTATTTGAATACCGAAATTATTGACCAACCTAAAAACATTGATACCGTTGAATTTGTAAACATCGGATTTAAAGTATCAGCGAGGGGTGAGAACTTGAAATATGAGTGGTATAGGGGTACTACTAAGCTTAATAACGGTACTAAATATGATGGTGCTGATACAGATTCATTAACAGTTAAAAACCTTCAAATGGGTGATGTTGGTTTCTACCAATGCTACGTTACAGGCGATTGTGGTACTTTGAAAAAGTCACTACTTGGATTGCTTGAAATCGACCCAATGCCTGTAATTACTCAGCAACCTATTAACACAAGCGATTGTGAAAAATCAACTGTATTCTTCTCAGTTAAAGTTGATGGTGCAAACATTACTTACAAATGGCGTAAAGGTGGTACTCCACTAACAAATGGTGGTAAAATATCAGGCGCTGATGAACGTACTTTAGTAATTACTAACATTGATGCCAGTGATAATGGCTCATACGATTGTGAAGTAGCTACAGGTCCTTACACTAAAGTTATTTCTTCAAGTGGTACCTTGATTGTAAAACCAACTCCTCCAAAACCTGTTATTACTCCATTCGGTCCTGATTTCATACAATCTAGCACAAGCGGTGATATTTACCGTTGGTACATTGATAACGTATACGAGCCCGGTTTAACAGTTCAAACTCCAAAAGTTACTGTTATTGGTGACTACCGTGTTCGTGTAACCAAAGACGGTTGTATCTCTGAATTGTCAGACCCTTACTTCTGGTTCCCAACAACAGGCATTGCTAACATCAATGCAGGTAACCTAAACTTGTATCCTAACCCTGCAACCAACAACGTTGAAGTTGAAATTCCTTCAGCAATTACAGCAGGTACTGTTAAAGTTTACGATATGTTGGGTAAAGTTGTTATCGAGAAAGACTTTACTTCTTCTGGAAACTACTCACTAAACATTGCCCAATTACGCGAGGGTATGTATGTAGTAGCAGTTGTTTCTGAAAATAACTCATACGTTGGCAGGTTGGTTAAACAATAA
- a CDS encoding riboflavin synthase encodes MFTGIIETVGTVTNIEAEDTNLHFTINSAISNELKIDQSVSHNGVCLTVVALDAANSTHTVTAIHETLIKTNLGNWQTGSIVNIERCMPANGRFDGHIVQGHVDQTATCTNVEEAKGSWYYTFEYEPKGNITVEKGSITINGVSLTVVNSIDTGFSVAIIPYTHEHTNFKTLQAGHTVNLEFDIVGKYIARLLGQRN; translated from the coding sequence ATGTTTACCGGAATTATTGAAACTGTTGGTACTGTTACTAATATAGAGGCAGAGGATACCAACCTGCACTTTACTATCAACTCCGCAATTTCAAACGAGCTTAAAATAGACCAAAGTGTATCACACAACGGGGTATGTCTTACTGTGGTTGCACTTGATGCTGCCAACAGCACCCATACGGTTACGGCAATCCATGAAACCCTTATCAAAACTAATTTAGGTAATTGGCAAACCGGCAGCATTGTAAACATTGAACGCTGTATGCCTGCAAACGGACGCTTTGACGGACACATTGTGCAAGGCCATGTTGACCAAACCGCCACCTGCACAAATGTTGAGGAAGCTAAAGGAAGTTGGTATTATACTTTTGAATACGAACCAAAAGGAAATATTACGGTTGAAAAAGGTTCGATTACGATTAACGGGGTAAGCCTAACGGTTGTAAACTCAATCGATACAGGTTTTTCGGTGGCAATTATCCCGTACACCCACGAGCATACCAATTTTAAAACCCTACAAGCAGGCCACACTGTAAACCTTGAGTTTGACATTGTAGGCAAATACATTGCCCGATTATTGGGACAACGAAACTAA
- a CDS encoding succinate dehydrogenase/fumarate reductase iron-sulfur subunit, with product MKTENMNLTLKVWRQKNRNTEGKFETYPAKDVSPDMSFLEMLDVVNNGLVRDGKEPVAFDHDCREGICGSCSMYINGRAHGPIKGVTTCQLHMRSFNEGETITIEPWRANAFPIIKDLVVDRSAFDRIQRVGGYISVNTGSVPDANATPIPKDNADESFNMAACIGCGACVAACKNSSAMLFVGAKVSQYALLPQGQSERDNRALNMVEQMDEEGFGACTNTGACSAECPKEIPLTAIARLNREYLRASLSKQLK from the coding sequence CTGAAAACAGAGAATATGAACCTTACACTGAAAGTTTGGAGGCAAAAAAACAGAAATACTGAGGGTAAATTTGAAACCTATCCTGCAAAGGATGTTTCGCCCGATATGTCGTTTCTTGAAATGCTGGATGTGGTGAACAACGGCTTGGTGCGCGACGGCAAAGAGCCTGTTGCTTTTGACCACGATTGCCGCGAAGGTATTTGCGGTAGTTGCAGCATGTATATAAATGGCCGTGCACACGGACCCATTAAAGGTGTAACCACCTGCCAGTTGCACATGCGCAGCTTTAACGAAGGTGAAACCATTACCATTGAGCCTTGGCGTGCAAATGCATTTCCTATTATCAAAGATTTGGTGGTAGACAGAAGTGCTTTTGACCGCATACAAAGGGTTGGCGGTTATATTTCAGTAAACACAGGTTCAGTACCTGATGCTAATGCTACACCTATACCTAAAGACAATGCCGACGAGTCATTCAACATGGCGGCTTGTATTGGTTGCGGTGCTTGCGTTGCCGCTTGCAAAAACTCATCAGCAATGTTGTTTGTGGGTGCTAAAGTAAGCCAGTATGCATTGTTACCTCAAGGACAATCTGAACGCGACAACCGTGCATTGAACATGGTAGAACAAATGGACGAAGAAGGCTTTGGTGCTTGTACCAACACCGGTGCTTGCAGCGCTGAGTGCCCCAAAGAAATTCCTCTTACGGCTATTGCCCGCCTGAACCGCGAGTATTTACGCGCCAGTTTGAGCAAACAACTTAAATAA
- a CDS encoding dipeptidase: MTPLEYIKNNEQRFLDELFDLLRIPSISADSAFKDDVKRAADFVADKMREAGADNVQVFPTAGHPIVYGEKIIDPSLPTVLTYGHYDVQPSSPDNLWHTPPFEPTVRDGKIYARGSADDKGQFYMHLKAFEYMMKTNTLPCNVKFMIEGEEEVGSANLGTFIKEKKEMLKADVVLISDTSMIANDTPSIDVGLRGLSYVEVEVTGPNRDLHSGVYGGGVGNPINVLCKMIADMHDENGHITIEGFYDNVQTVSDADRAELDKIPFDLEEYKKDLGIDDVHGETGYSTIERTGTRPTLDVNGIWGGYTGEGSKTVLPSKAFAKISMRLVPNQSADEITEKFEKYFKKVAPKSVKVEVRPHHGGEPVITPTDSIPFKAASKAMETTFGKKPIPTRGGGSIPIVALFEKELGLKSVLMGFGLDSDALHSPNEHYGIFNYLKGIETIPYFFQNFAEMSK, encoded by the coding sequence ATGACACCATTAGAATACATTAAGAACAACGAACAAAGGTTTTTGGATGAACTTTTTGACCTTCTTCGCATTCCTTCTATCAGTGCCGATTCAGCATTTAAGGACGATGTGAAGCGTGCCGCTGATTTTGTTGCTGATAAAATGCGCGAAGCCGGTGCTGATAATGTGCAGGTTTTTCCAACTGCCGGTCACCCTATTGTATATGGAGAAAAAATAATAGACCCGTCATTACCTACCGTACTAACTTACGGTCACTATGATGTGCAACCTTCATCACCGGATAATTTATGGCATACTCCTCCGTTTGAGCCTACCGTGCGCGACGGAAAGATTTATGCACGTGGTAGTGCTGATGATAAAGGACAGTTCTATATGCACTTAAAGGCATTTGAATACATGATGAAAACCAATACCCTGCCTTGCAATGTGAAATTTATGATTGAAGGCGAAGAGGAAGTTGGGTCAGCCAATTTGGGCACTTTTATTAAAGAAAAGAAAGAGATGTTGAAGGCTGATGTGGTGTTGATTTCTGATACTTCTATGATTGCCAACGATACTCCATCTATAGATGTTGGTTTGAGGGGATTAAGCTATGTTGAGGTAGAAGTAACCGGTCCTAACCGTGATTTACACTCTGGTGTTTACGGTGGGGGTGTTGGTAACCCTATTAATGTGTTGTGTAAAATGATAGCTGACATGCACGATGAAAACGGTCATATTACCATTGAAGGATTTTACGACAATGTACAAACCGTAAGCGATGCAGACCGTGCAGAGTTGGATAAAATCCCATTTGATTTAGAAGAATATAAGAAAGATTTGGGAATTGATGATGTACATGGTGAAACCGGTTACAGTACGATTGAACGTACCGGTACACGCCCAACATTGGATGTAAACGGTATTTGGGGCGGATATACAGGCGAAGGTTCAAAAACTGTATTGCCTTCAAAGGCGTTTGCTAAAATTTCAATGCGCTTGGTACCTAATCAATCGGCAGATGAGATTACCGAGAAGTTTGAGAAATACTTTAAGAAAGTAGCTCCTAAATCGGTTAAAGTTGAAGTTCGTCCTCATCACGGTGGCGAGCCTGTAATCACCCCAACTGATTCAATACCTTTCAAAGCTGCAAGCAAAGCAATGGAAACCACTTTTGGCAAAAAACCAATCCCAACACGCGGTGGCGGTAGTATTCCTATTGTGGCGTTGTTTGAGAAAGAACTTGGACTAAAATCAGTATTGATGGGCTTTGGTTTGGATAGCGATGCTTTGCACTCGCCCAACGAACACTATGGTATTTTCAACTACTTAAAAGGTATTGAAACCATTCCTTACTTCTTCCAAAACTTTGCTGAAATGAGCAAATAA